AGCTTAGGAAACGGGAAAGATCGTGAACGCTGGAATAAAGATTCCCGGCCGGGCCGGTACCCAGTAGAAACTCAGGCGCCTCAAATCTGCGTCCGTCGTAGGTCCACATCCAGCCCGTTGCCAACGACGGTTTGATGGTGTCGGTGACAACAAAGCTACTGTCGGACATCTTCAGGGGATCAAGAATCGTCTTTTGCACCTGTTGTGGATGACTGATCTCCAGCACAGATTCCAGGGCAGCTCCGACAACAGCAATCGCTGCGTTGGAGTACTTTGTGCGTGTCTCTGGTTTGTATACCAGCGATGTATTGTTGAGACTCTCAATGGTTGCCCGAAGAGTAGGCTCCGTTGAATCGAAGTAGTTTCCAACCGGAGATTCTCGTACCAGTCCTGAGCGATGGGCCATCATCTGTCGCAGTGTCAGGGCAACACCATGTGGATTGTGAGGTGCAAAATCGGGCACGTATGTTTCAATCGGGGCATCCAGGTCCAGCTTGCCCTGTTCTACCATCTGCATGACGGCGATGTCGGTGAAGAGTTTCGATATCGAACCAACTCGATAAATCGTCTTTGCTGTTGCAGCTTTAGTCTGGTTGGCATCCTGAAAGCCAAAGCCGTCTTCCCAAACCACATGGTCTCCGTCGACCAGCGATATGGAGAAGGCCGGCAGTTGTTTGGTCGTGACTTCGTGCTGAATGGCAGCCACAAGCTTCTGGATGGCTGACGAATAGTCGTGTACGCCTGCCGCGGTAGTTCCGCCGTCTGCAACTTTCAGTCGTAATGACGCCTGATCAGCCGGCTCCGAGGTCTGTGAGAAGGCATTTGGGCAAACTAAATCCGGGACGGCCGTCAGAACGGCTGTGAAGACAAACATCCATCGTAAAAGGCTGATCATGAGCTTCTGCCTGTTGGGATTCCGGGGAGCCTGAGTTACTCGGTTCACAGTAACTGTTCCCGGGTCACTTCACCAGCTTCGGTGTGGCGGTATCCGATGTCATTTCGCGAGGCAGTTGAAATACGTCGCCGGCTGCGTTGCAGAAATAAAGATGCGAATCAGACGGTTTTCGACCATGGCCATCTGCCCAGATTCCAATGAAATCGGGATGTGCGTTCAATGCGCGACGGACATACGTGTGATTCATGGAACTGCCGCTTGTCAACTGTCGCTGTTTCACCCACGTCACGCCCTGATCCCGGCTTTGCCACATCGCGATTTCACCTCCCGGGTTGTAAGGTTGAGCTCCGACGGATGTGGGAGCAATCACTCGCCAGTCGTTATCGGCCTGGATCCACAATTCCCCCATGTCATAATTGTTGTCTGACGTGGTGATGGTGGAAAACTTCCAATCCATCCCCGTCCAGCGAGCCAGCGTCCAGGTACGTGGATCATTGTCTGGTCCGGATTCGTAGCCTTTGCTCGTGATGTAAAGAAGGATGGGATTCTTCTCTGCGTCGTAACGCAGATCTTTCAGATAGACGTTCAGCCCTTCGGCTTCGTAGTCACGTACCAGCGCGTCGTTGACCGCGCTGGTCAATGGCAACGAAAGCACGGTTCCGTTCGCCGTTTGCCAGGATTTCCCGTGATTGCTGGTTTCAACGTAATAGAGATTAGTGCGCCAGTTAAGACCTTTCCCCTGTGGATGGTAATTGAACATTGACCCCAGTTTCGTTCCTGAAATCCCGGTGACCTGATAATGACCTTCACCGATGGCGGCAATCCGCTGCCATTCGCTCCATTCGAAGCCGTCAGGACTGTTCATGAAACAAATGGTGCGTGCTGCCGGGTAGTTGTATCGTGTGAAGAACACATGGAATCCGGCATTCGGGGAATGCCACACTTGCAGGTAAGAAAAATTGTCGATGGGGACGGAGCTGCCCTGATCCCGGCGAGTTGCGTTCACTAACTGAAAATGGCTGATGTCGTATGGTTGGGCACTTCGGTGAATGTAAGATGGGCGAGACCGTCCGTGGGACGTGGAGAAGATCCAGATGTAACCATCGGTGTCCACACTGATGACCGGATTATCGTGCGCATCATCGGTTTTCTTGTCCAGCAGCAACGTCGGACGCGGACAGGTGCCGGTTGAGTGGTCAAAATACGAAACCATATGCAGCAGCTTCCGGCTGTTGTCCGAAGGTGCGCCGCCATAGCAAAAGAACGTCTTGTGAACTTTCGGGCAATAAATCGCAAACGGTTTGTGCTTGGCGCAGTAAGTCCCCATTCCACCGCTGTACTTATAGACGTATTCATCATTCGACGGCTGGTTCATGTACCAGATGCCGCGATAACCATCGGATTTGAGATTTAATGTGACAGGCTCATCTGCAGCGAGTAATGTTGAAGTGCCCTGAAAGGTCAGCAGGAGAAGTGAAATCCAGACTGAGCAGCAAATATTGAAGGCATTGAGTAGCATCGGAGTTCTTTTTACAGATTCCTGAGACGACAAAGGGGATGCAGCACACCAAGGGAATGGCAACATTGTTACACGAATCCCCCGATATCGACAGGCAGCGGGCAGGGCAGGGGGAAGTTCGACGCGTGAAAAATAAATCCGTCATCCTGGTGCACTTCGAATGGAAGATCTTCAACGATTCTGTGTCTGTGACTGCCTGAATTTCAAAAACAACTCTGCCCGTGCAGAAATGCAAACGCTCACTTCTGACGGGTCTCCTGGCTGCGTATAATCCAGGTGAAGCAATGCCTTCCGCCCACTCGCTCCCACCAATTACGAATCGTGCATGGAACCCACCCAACTCGCACGAATGACGCAACGACGCTATGAGTAAATATTCGACAATCACATTTTGCCTGCTGGCTGTCGTTGTCTGCGACTCCACGGCAGACGAGATTTCATTCAATCGTGACATTCGGCCGATTCTTTCACAGTACTGCTTTGCATGCCATGGTCCTGACCAGAATCATCGCGAAGCGGATCTGCGACTGGACAAT
The Planctomycetaceae bacterium DNA segment above includes these coding regions:
- a CDS encoding BNR-4 repeat-containing protein produces the protein MLLNAFNICCSVWISLLLLTFQGTSTLLAADEPVTLNLKSDGYRGIWYMNQPSNDEYVYKYSGGMGTYCAKHKPFAIYCPKVHKTFFCYGGAPSDNSRKLLHMVSYFDHSTGTCPRPTLLLDKKTDDAHDNPVISVDTDGYIWIFSTSHGRSRPSYIHRSAQPYDISHFQLVNATRRDQGSSVPIDNFSYLQVWHSPNAGFHVFFTRYNYPAARTICFMNSPDGFEWSEWQRIAAIGEGHYQVTGISGTKLGSMFNYHPQGKGLNWRTNLYYVETSNHGKSWQTANGTVLSLPLTSAVNDALVRDYEAEGLNVYLKDLRYDAEKNPILLYITSKGYESGPDNDPRTWTLARWTGMDWKFSTITTSDNNYDMGELWIQADNDWRVIAPTSVGAQPYNPGGEIAMWQSRDQGVTWVKQRQLTSGSSMNHTYVRRALNAHPDFIGIWADGHGRKPSDSHLYFCNAAGDVFQLPREMTSDTATPKLVK